From Pseudomonas sp. G2-4:
AGATGGTTTCGCCGTTCTTGAGCAGCAGCTCGAAGATTACGGTCGGCGCCGTGGTGATCAGGTCCAGGTCGTACTCGCGCTCAAGGCGCTCCTGGATGATCTCCATGTGCAGCATGCCGAGGAACCCGCAACGGAAGCCGAAGCCCAGCGCGTCGGAACTTTCCGGGGTGTACTGCAAGGAGGAGTCGTTCAGCGTGAGCTTTTGCAGGGCTTCGCGGAAGTCTTCGAAGTCGTCGGAGCTGACCGGGAACAGACCGGCATAAACCTGCGGCTGAATGCGCTTGAAACCTGGCAGCACGTCGACGTCAGGGGTCGAGCTCAAGGTCAGGGTATCGCCTACTGGCGCGCCGTGAATGTCCTTGATACCGGCGATGATGAAGCCGACTTCACCGGCTTTCAGGTCAACGGTAGCGGTATGTTTCGGGTTGAATACACCGACGCTGTCCACCAGGTGGATCTTGCCGGTGGACTTGACCAGGATCTTGTCGCCCTTCTTCACACAACCGTGGCGCACGCGTACCAGGGAAACGACGCCCAGGTAGTTGTCGAACCAGGAGTCGATGATCAACGCTTGCAGCGGATCTTCGATGTTGCCGGTCGGCGCAGGAATGGTGCGAACCAGACGCTCGAGCACTTCGTCGACGCCCAGGCCGGTCTTGGCACTGCACTCGACTGCATCGGTAGCGTCGATGCCAATGATTTTCTCGATTTCTTCCTTCACGCGGTCCGGATCGGCCTGGGGCAGGTCGATCTTGTTCAGCACCGGCATGACTTCAAGGCCCTGCTCGATCGCGGTGTAGCAGTTGGCGACCGACTGGGCTTCTACGCCCTGGCCGGCATCGACCACCAGCAACGCACCTTCACAGGCCGCCAGCGACCGGCTGACCTCATAGGTGAAGTCGACGTGGCCTGGGGTGTCAATGAAGTTCAGCTGGTACTTGATACCGTCGCGGGCGGTGTAATACAGAGTGACGCTATGGGCCTTGATGGTGATCCCGCGTTCACGCTCCAGGTCCATGGAGTCCAGGACCTGGGCTTCCATTTCGCGCTCGGCAAGGCCGCCACACATCTGGATGAAGCGATCGGCCAGCGTCGACTTGCCATGGTCAATGTGGGCGATGATGGAGAAATTGCGGATATGACTCAAATCACTCACGGATCAACACTCAAAAAGGCTGCAGGCATGGCCCGCCGAAAAATAGCCGGGAATTGTACCTGATACAGCGCGCAAGCGTCACGTTCGCCTGTCGACGAGCACATGTGGCGAGGGAGCTTGCTCCCGCTGGGCTGCGAAGCGGCCCTCGATTTATTCGCCGCGGCGGCATGTCAGGCAGGCGGTAGGGGACTGCTGCGCAGTCCAGCGGGAGCAAGCTCCCTCGCCACAGGAGCCCGCTCACCATAAGAAATTTGCGTCAACCCGCCCGGCGCAGCAGCCAGAACCCGGCCAATGCACAGACACCGGCCGGTACCAGCACCGCAAACAGCGGCGAGAAACCGAACACCAGGCTCGATGGGCCCAGCAAATCCTGGGCAATGCGGAACGTGAAGCCCACCAGCACGCCGGTAAACACCCGCTGGCCAAGGGTCACCGAACGCAGCGGGCCAAAGATGAAGGAAATCGCCATCAGTACCAGGGCGGCGGTGACCAGCGGTTGCAACACCTTGACCCAAAAAGCCAGCCAGTAGCGGCCATTGTTCAAGCCCTGGTCCGCCAGGTAGTGGATATAGCCCCACAACCCGGTAATCGACAGGGACTCTGGTGCCATCACCACGGTACTGAGCAGCTGCGGGCTGATCGACACGTCCCAACGCTCTTGCGCGGAGGCGACCACCTCGGTGCGCTTGTCATGGAACAGGGTGGTGGTGACATCGTTCAGTTGCCAGTGATCCTCGGCAAACTTGGCGCGCTTGGCGAAGCTCGACGACAGCATGTGCCGCTGCTCGTCGAAACGGTAACGGGTCACGCCATACAGGATGCCGTTGGGCTGGACCGAGTTGATGTGGATGAACTCATCGCCCTGGCGGTGCCACAGGCCGTGCTTGGCGCTTTGCGCATCACCGCCGCCCTGGGCCAGGGAACGGTTGGCCTGGGCGGTATTTTCAGTGGCCGGGGCAACGTATTCGCCAATCAACACCCCCACCAGCATCAGAACCAGCATCGGCTTCATCACTGCCCAGACGATCCGACCAATGGACACGCCGGCGGCGCGCATGATGGTCAGCTCGCTGTTGCTGGCCAGGCTGCCCAGGCCGATCAGGCAACCGATCAGCGCGGCCATCGGCAGCATGTCGTACAAACGCCGCGGCGCCGTCAGCAGCACGTAGCTCAAGACGTCCAACAGGGTATAGGTGTCGCTGACGTCGCCCATTTCATCGATGAAGGCAAACAGGGTCGCCAGGCCAAGAATGATCCCCAGTACCGCAAGGATCGCCATGAACACGCTGCTGCCGATGTAGCGATCGAGTTTAACCACGGGCCACCTCCAGCGCGCTGCGACGACTGGCCAGTTTCAGGCGTAGCGGCTCCCAATAGAGCAACCCCAGGCCGATGGCCAGGAAGATCGAGTGCACCCACCACAAGCCCAGGGCCGGTGGGATCTTGCCTTTCTCCAGCGCACTGCGGGCGGAAATCAGGATGGTCAGGTAAGCCATATACAGAAGAATCGCCGGCAGCAGCTTGAGGAAACGGCCCTGGCGCGGATTGACCCGCGACAGCGGGACCGCCATGAGGGTCACGATGAACACCAGCAGCGGCAGCGACAGGCGCCATTGCAGTTCGGTGCGTGCGCGGATGTCGTTGTTGCCCAGCAGGCTTGCGGTCGGCATCGCATCGCGGTCGGTGACTTCGTCGCTGACCTCGGGCTTGGGCAGCAGCACGCCATAGGTGTCGTACTTGATGGCGCGGTAATCGGCCTGCCCTGGCTTGCCGTCGTAGCGATAGCCATTTTCCAGGATCAGGTAGCGGTTGCCGTCAGGGTTGATTTCCTGCCGGCCCTTCTCTGCTACCAGCACCGAAATGCCGCGATCCTTCTTGGTATCGGAAGACAGGTTCTTTTGGGTAATGAAGACGCCGCCCAGGTTGACCCGGTCGTCCGAGAGCTGTTCGGTGTAGGTGACACGCGTGCCGTCACGCAGGGCCTGGAAACGCCCCGGCACCAGGGTATCGAATTCGGTCATGGCGTCCTGCTGGTTGATCAGCAGTTGAAACTGGTTGGCGCCCTGGGGCGACAGGCTCAGGCTCAGCCAGGCCACGACCAGCGCCACCAATGCGGCCGGGAACAGCGTGATGCGAAACAGTCGCTGCTGGCTCATGCCGGTGGCCGACAGCACGGTCATTTCGCTGTCCAGGTACAAGCGACCATAGGCCAGCAAAATGCCCAGGAACAACCCCAGCGGCAGGATCAGTTGCAGGAAGCCCGGCAGGCGGAAACCCATGATCAGGAACAGGGAGCCCGGGTCCAGGGCACCAGAGGCCGCTTGCGCGAGGTATTTGATGAAGCGCCCACTCATG
This genomic window contains:
- the lepA gene encoding translation elongation factor 4, encoding MSDLSHIRNFSIIAHIDHGKSTLADRFIQMCGGLAEREMEAQVLDSMDLERERGITIKAHSVTLYYTARDGIKYQLNFIDTPGHVDFTYEVSRSLAACEGALLVVDAGQGVEAQSVANCYTAIEQGLEVMPVLNKIDLPQADPDRVKEEIEKIIGIDATDAVECSAKTGLGVDEVLERLVRTIPAPTGNIEDPLQALIIDSWFDNYLGVVSLVRVRHGCVKKGDKILVKSTGKIHLVDSVGVFNPKHTATVDLKAGEVGFIIAGIKDIHGAPVGDTLTLSSTPDVDVLPGFKRIQPQVYAGLFPVSSDDFEDFREALQKLTLNDSSLQYTPESSDALGFGFRCGFLGMLHMEIIQERLEREYDLDLITTAPTVIFELLLKNGETIYVDNPSKLPDLSAIEDMREPIVRANILVPQEHLGNVITLCIEKRGVQHDMLFLGTQVQVTYDLPMNEVVLDFFDRLKSTSRGYASLDYHFDRYQSANLVKLDVLINGDKVDALALIVHKDNAHYKGRQLTEKMKELIPRQMFDVAIQAAIGGQIIARTSVKALRKNVLAKCYGGDVSRKRKLLEKQKAGKKRMKQVGNVEIPQEAFLAVLRLDS
- the lptG gene encoding LPS export ABC transporter permease LptG; the encoded protein is MVKLDRYIGSSVFMAILAVLGIILGLATLFAFIDEMGDVSDTYTLLDVLSYVLLTAPRRLYDMLPMAALIGCLIGLGSLASNSELTIMRAAGVSIGRIVWAVMKPMLVLMLVGVLIGEYVAPATENTAQANRSLAQGGGDAQSAKHGLWHRQGDEFIHINSVQPNGILYGVTRYRFDEQRHMLSSSFAKRAKFAEDHWQLNDVTTTLFHDKRTEVVASAQERWDVSISPQLLSTVVMAPESLSITGLWGYIHYLADQGLNNGRYWLAFWVKVLQPLVTAALVLMAISFIFGPLRSVTLGQRVFTGVLVGFTFRIAQDLLGPSSLVFGFSPLFAVLVPAGVCALAGFWLLRRAG
- the lptF gene encoding LPS export ABC transporter permease LptF, encoding MIVFRYLSREVLLTLSAVSAVLLVIIMSGRFIKYLAQAASGALDPGSLFLIMGFRLPGFLQLILPLGLFLGILLAYGRLYLDSEMTVLSATGMSQQRLFRITLFPAALVALVVAWLSLSLSPQGANQFQLLINQQDAMTEFDTLVPGRFQALRDGTRVTYTEQLSDDRVNLGGVFITQKNLSSDTKKDRGISVLVAEKGRQEINPDGNRYLILENGYRYDGKPGQADYRAIKYDTYGVLLPKPEVSDEVTDRDAMPTASLLGNNDIRARTELQWRLSLPLLVFIVTLMAVPLSRVNPRQGRFLKLLPAILLYMAYLTILISARSALEKGKIPPALGLWWVHSIFLAIGLGLLYWEPLRLKLASRRSALEVARG